In a genomic window of Brassica oleracea var. oleracea cultivar TO1000 unplaced genomic scaffold, BOL UnpScaffold03081, whole genome shotgun sequence:
- the LOC106321803 gene encoding uncharacterized protein LOC106321803, translated as MVHGIVWIHVVRLCETCWKDLGQLVGANGDGKIGGGNRKRLKISVPHFDNSDLIKSYSKTLIGRSMNPRKQDISSLLVMLPKIWKVEERVAGTDLGLGKFQFHFDNHIISTFG; from the exons ATGGTTCACGGGATTGTATGGATACATGTTGTGCGATTGTGCGAAACATGTTGGAAGGATCTG GGTCAACTGGTTGGAGCGAATGGTGATGGGAAAATTGGTGGAGGCAACCGAAAGAGGCTGAAGATTTCTGTTCCACATTTCGATAACTCTGACCTCATTAAGAGTTATTCCAAAACCTTGATCGGAAGGAGTATGAATCCAAGGAAGCAAGATATCTCGTCCTTGCTGGTGATGCTACCAAAGATATGGAAAGTGGAGGAGAGGGTAGCAGGCACAGATTTGGGATTGGGAAAGTTTCAATTCCACTTCGACAACCATATCATTTCGACTTTTGGATGA